A DNA window from Scomber japonicus isolate fScoJap1 chromosome 14, fScoJap1.pri, whole genome shotgun sequence contains the following coding sequences:
- the LOC128372741 gene encoding actin-related protein 2-A — protein MDSQGRKVVVCDNGTGFVKCGYAGSNFPEHIFPALVGRPIIRSTAKVGNIEIKDLMVGDEASELRSMLEVNYPMENGIVRNWDDMKHLWDYTFGPEKLNIDSRNCKILLTEPPMNPTKNREKIIEVMFETYQFGGVYIAIQAVLTLYAQGLLTGVVVDSGDGVTHICPVYEGFSLPHLTRRLDIAGRDITRYLIKLLLLRGYAFNHSADFETVRMMKEKLCYVGYNIEQEQKLALETTVLVESYTLPDGRVIKVGGERFEAPEALFQPHLINVEGVGVAELLFNTIQAADIDTRAEFYKHIVLSGGSTMYPGLPSRLERELKQLYLERVLKGDVDKLSKFKIRIEDPPRRKHMVFLGGAVLADIMKDKDNFWLTREEYQEKGVRVLEKLGVTVR, from the exons atgGACAGCCAGGGAAGGAAAGTGGTGGTCTGTGACAATGGGACCGGG tttgtcaAGTGCGGCTATGCAGGCTCCAACTTCCCAGAGCACATCTTCCCTGCGCTTGTTGGGAGGCCCATCATTCGATCGACAGCCAAAGTGGGAAACATTGAAATCAAG GATCTGATGGTGGGGGATGAGGCCAGTGAGCTGCGCTCCATGCTGGAAGTCAACTACCCCATGGAGAACGGCATCGTCAGGAACTGGGATGACATGAAGCACCTGTGGGACTACACCTTCGGCCCAGAGAAGCTGAACATCGACTCCCGCAACTGTAAGATCTTGCTGACTGAACCTCCTATGAACCCAACTAAGAACCGTGAGAAAATCATTGAG GTGATGTTTGAGACCTACCAGTTCGGAGGAGTCTACATTGCTATTCAAGCTGTGCTGACACTGTATGCACAAG gcctTCTGACTGGTGTGGTGGTAGACTCTGGCGATGGTGTGACACACATCTGTCCGGTGTATGAAGGCTTCAGCCTGCCCCATCTGACGAGACGCTTGGACATTGCAGGCAGGGACATAACCCGCTACCTCATCAAG ttgttgttgttgagggGTTATGCCTTCAACCACTCTGCAGACTTTGAGACCGTGCGCatgatgaaggagaagctgTGCTACGTGGGCTACAACATCGAGCAGGAGCAGAAGCTGGCGCTGGAGACCACCGTGCTCGTGGAGTCATATACG CTGCCAGATGGCCGTGTGATTAAGGTGGGTGGAGAGCGGTTTGAGGCCCCTGAGGCTCTGTTCCAGCCCCACCTCATCAACGTGGAGGGCGTCGGAGTGGCCGAGCTGCTCTTCAACACCATCCAGGCAGCCGACATAGACACCAg GGCTGAGTTCTACAAACACATCGTGTTATCAGGAGGATCCACCATGTACCCAGGCCTGCCGTCTAGACTGGAGAGGGAACTCAAGCAGCTGTACCTGGAGCGTGTGCTCAAGGGAGACGTGGACAAGCTTTCG AAATTTAAGATCCGAATCGAGGATCCTCCCAGGCGAAAGCACATGGTGTTCCTGGGTGGAGCCGTGCTGGCCGACATCATGAAGGACAAGGACAACTTCTGGCTGACCCGGGAGGAGTACCAGGAGAAAGGAGTCCGTGTGCTGGAAAAACTAGGAGTCACCGTCAGATAA